From a region of the bacterium genome:
- a CDS encoding TetR/AcrR family transcriptional regulator, translating into MSPLPDAAEPGSLATGLAASQLRRIRAIVDAAVGLAEQGGFDAVRLRDVAETSGVALGTLYKYFPSKEAILLYAVNEGNEGLERLMVEEPPRGDTPAVRVSDFFARATGTFTRRPDFARAVLRAIAASDQATATQQAGFHLRIGRMIIAALRGEVPDSSLPLDESIGSAREQSIALILNHVWFAALLGWSSGLHDADTVADRMSQAIDLMLGGSA; encoded by the coding sequence GTGAGCCCCCTCCCGGATGCAGCCGAGCCCGGTTCCCTCGCCACCGGCCTGGCCGCGAGCCAGCTGCGTCGCATTCGTGCCATCGTCGATGCGGCGGTCGGCCTGGCGGAGCAGGGAGGCTTCGACGCCGTTCGCTTGAGGGATGTGGCCGAGACATCCGGTGTCGCGCTCGGCACCCTCTACAAGTATTTCCCGAGCAAGGAAGCCATCCTTCTCTACGCGGTGAACGAAGGAAACGAGGGGCTCGAGCGTTTGATGGTGGAAGAGCCTCCGCGAGGCGATACACCCGCCGTGCGGGTCTCGGATTTCTTCGCACGAGCCACGGGCACGTTCACCCGTCGGCCGGATTTCGCCCGCGCCGTGCTCCGGGCGATCGCTGCTTCCGATCAAGCGACGGCCACCCAACAAGCCGGTTTCCACCTCCGTATCGGGCGGATGATCATCGCCGCCCTCCGAGGAGAGGTGCCGGACAGTTCGTTGCCGTTGGATGAATCGATTGGCAGCGCTCGTGAACAATCCATCGCCCTGATCCTGAATCACGTCTGGTTTGCAGCGCTGCTCGGATGGTCCAGCGGCCTGCATGACGCCGACACCGTCGCTGACCGAATGAGTCAGGCCATCGACCTGATGCTTGGAGGCTCCGCATGA